One window of Oreochromis niloticus isolate F11D_XX linkage group LG23, O_niloticus_UMD_NMBU, whole genome shotgun sequence genomic DNA carries:
- the scn1lab gene encoding sodium channel protein type 2 subunit alpha isoform X2, translating into MAQLLIPPGPDSFRPFVPESLAAIERRIAEEEARRPRVERRSDSDDENGPKPNSDVEAGKSLPFIYGDIPPGLVSTPLEDIDPYYSNQKTFIVLNRGKAIFRFNATPALYILSPFNPLRRIAIKVLVHSMFSILIMFTILTNCAFMTLSNPPDWAKNVEYTFTGIYTFESLIKILARGFCVGKFTFLRDPWNWLDFSVILMAYVTEFVDVGNVSALRTFRVLRALKTISVIPGLKTIVGALIQSVKKLSDVMILTVFCLSVFALIGLQLFMGNLRQKCVRIPLGSNTTLNNTHESNNTLVKNVTFLENITKNSLDWIEYINDERNYYYLPGRRDALLCGNGSGAGVCPEGFSCIKAGRNPDYGYTSFDTFSWAFLSLFRLMTQDYWENLYQQTLRAAGKPYMIFFVLVIFLGSFYLVNLILAVVAMAYDEQNQATIEEAQQKEEEFQAMLEQLKRQQEEAQVAAAAATESGEYSGRGGPTSESSSGTSKLSSKSAKERRNRRKKRKQREEEEERGCRDKFHKSESEDSIKRSSFRFSIDANRLSYEKRCSSPNQSLLSIRGSIFSPRRNSRASLFSFRGRARDMGSENDFADDEHSTFEESDSRRGSLFLPRRLERRCSAVSQTSLGAPRIMLPANGKMHCAVDCNGVVSLVGGTSVTTSPVGLLLPEGTTTDTELKKRRSGFHQPSMDYLNEPGGRQRAMSVASILTNTMEELEESRQKCPPCWYRFANTCLIWDCCPAWLKIKEIVSMVVMDPFVDLAITICIVLNTLFMAMEHYPMTKEFDNVLSVGNLVFTGIFTAEMCFKIIALDPYYYFQEGWNIFDGIIVSLSLMELGLANVEGLSVLRSFRLLRVFKLAKSWPTLNMLIKIIGNSVGALGNLTLVLAIIVFIFAVVGMQLFGKNYKECVCKISEDCTLPRWHMHDFFHSFLIVFRVLCGEWIETMWDCMEVAGQTMCLIVFMMVMVIGNLVVLNLFLALLLSSFSADNLAATDEDSEMNNLQIAVGRIQRGIAFVKNSMRQFLQSLCFGRGGKGSGLAEESKPLDELHSNGKGNCISNHTTVEITKDPSGVYMREGNGRPGGLVVGVSVGGDSTGKYPVEDCDYMSFIHNPSLTVTVPIAVGESDFENLNTEDFSSDSSDVEGSKEKLDAEPQPLSSSEGSTVDIRPPGDGVDSVELEPEESLDPEACFTEGCVRRFQCCQISEEGDKFKSWWTLRKTCFIIVEHNWFESFIIFMILLSSGALAFEDIYIEQRRTIKTVLEYADKVFTYVFILEMLLKWVAYGFVKYFTNAWCWLDFLIVDVSLVSLVANALGYSELSAIKSLRTLRALRPLRALSRFEGMRVVVNALLGAIPSIMNVLLVCLIFWLIFSIMGVNLFAGKYYHCVNATTDEPFPIEVVNNKSDCLSLNDSARWKNVKINFDNVGAGYLALLQVATFKGWMDIMYAAVDSRNLEEQPDYEVNLYMYLYFVIFIIFGSFFTLNLFIGVIIDNFNQQKKKLGGQDIFMTEEQKKYYNAMKKLGSKKPQKPIPRPTNAFQGCVFDFITKQAFDIVIMILICLNMVTMMVETDDQTKEMDRILYWINLVFIVLFTGECVLKMISLRHYYFTIGWNIFDFVVVILSIVGMFLSEVIEKYFVSPTLFRVIRLARIGRILRLIKGAKGIRTLLFALMMSLPALFNIGLLLFLVMFIYAIFGMSNFAYVKREAGIDDMFNFETFGNSMICLFQITTSAGWDGLLAPILNKREPDCESQLEHPGNSYKGNCGNPSVGIFFFVSYIIICFLIVVNMYIAVILENFSVATEESAEPLSEDDFEMFYEVWERFDPDATQFVEYSKLSDFADALDPPLRIPKPNMIQLISMDLPMVSGERIHCLDILFAFTKRVLGEGGEMDMLRGQMEDRFMASNPSKVSYEPITTTLRRKQEEMSAIIIQRAFRRYMIRLAMKKASALYKEQLKEGIHDPDKDVMVISKFNENSTSEKMDMTPSTASPPSYNSVTKSDKDKYEKENRERENKAKDLKDRKK; encoded by the exons ATGGCACAGCTGCTTATACCGCCCGGACCTGACAGCTTCCGCCCCTTCGTCCCCGAGTCGCTGGCCGCCATTGAAAGGCGCATCGCCGAGGAGGAGGCCCGGAGACCACGGGTGGAGCGCCGCAGTGACAGCGACGATGAAAATGGGCCCAAGCCCAACAGCGATGTGGAGGCGGGGAAATCTCTCCCCTTCATTTATGGGGACATCCCCCCCGGCCTGGTCTCCACCCCTCTGGAGGACATTGACCCCTACTATAGCAATCAGAAG ACCTTCATAGTATTGAATCGTGGGAAGGCAATCTTCCGTTTCAATGCCACTCCTGCTTTGTACATCCTAAGTCCCTTCAATCCTCTGAGGAGGATAGCTATTAAAGTTTTAGTGCACTC GATGTTCAGCATATTGATCATGTTCACGATCCTGACCAACTGTGCTTTCATGACCCTCAGTAATCCCCCGGATTGGGCCAAGAATGTAGA GTACACATTTACGGGGATTTACACCTTTGAGTCCCTTATAAAGATCCTGGCCAGAGGCTTCTGTGTGGGGAAGTTCACTTTCTTGCGAGACCCATGGAACTGGCTGGACTTCAGTGTTATCCTCATGGC ATATGTCACAGAGTTTGTGGACGTGGGCAATGTCTCAGCACTGCGAACCTTCAGGGTTCTGCGAGCCCTGAAAACTATATCAGTCATCCCAG GTTTGAAGACCATTGTTGGTGCACTGATCCAGTCAGTGAAAAAGCTGTCAGATGTGATGATCCTCACCGTGTTCTGTCTCAGTGTCTTTGCCCTTATCGGCCTCCAGCTCTTCATGGGCAACCTGAGGCAGAAGTGTGTGCGCATTCCTTTGGGCAGCAACACAACTTTGAACAACACACATGAAAGCAACAACACACTGGTGAAGAACGTCACATTCCTGGAGAACATCACAAAAAACTCCCTCGACTGGATAGAGTACATCAACGATGAGA GAAATTACTATTACCTCCCTGGCCGTAGGGATGCTCTGCTCTGTGGAAATGGCAGTGGTGCTGG GGTCTGCCCAGAGGGCTTTTCATGTATTAAAGCAGGTCGCAATCCAGACTACGGCTACACCAGCTTTGACACCTTCAGCTGGGCCTTCCTTTCCTTGTTCCGCCTCATGACCCAGGACTACTGGGAAAACCTCTACCAGCAG aCTTTGCGTGCAGCAGGGAAGCCCTACATGATCTTCTTTGTGCTGGTGATCTTCCTGGGATCTTTTTACCTGGTCAACCTGATCTTGGCTGTGGTAGCCATGGCTTATGACGAGCAAAACCAGGCCACCATCGAGGAGGCCCAGCAGAAAGAGGAGGAGTTCCAGGCTATGCTGGAGCAGCTGAAGAGACAGCAGGAGGAGGCACAG GTTGCCGCGGCAGCAGCCACAGAGAGCGGCGAATACAGCGGGAGAGGAGGCCCTACCTCCGAGTCCTCCTCAGGGACATCTAAGCTCAGCTCGAAAAGCGCCAAAGAGCGACGCAACAGGCggaagaagaggaagcagagggaggaagaggaggagagggggtGCCGTGACAAGTTCCACAAATCTGAGTCTGAGGACAGCATCAAGAGGTCCAGCTTCCGCTTCTCTATTGATGCCAACAGGCTTTCTTATGAGAAGAGATGCTCTTCACCCAACCAG tCTCTTCTCAGTATCCGTGGCTCAATCTTCTCACCTCGGAGGAACAGCCGCGCCAGCCTTTTCAGCTTCCGTGGCCGTGCACGAGACATGGGCTCCGAGAACGACTTTGCGGATGATGAGCACAGCACCTTTGAGGAGAGCGACAGTCGCCGGGGTTCCTTGTTCTTGCCCCGCCGCCTCGAGCGCCGGTGCAGTGCTGTTAGCCAGACCAGCCTCGGAGCACCTCGGATAATGCTGCCCGCCAATGGCAAGATGCACTGCGCAGTAGACTGCAACGGTGTGGTGTCACTGGTTGGTGGAACTTCTGTAACAACCTCTCCTGTAGGTCTCCTGCTGCCTGAG gGGACAACTACAGATACTGAGCTTAAGAAACGGCGGTCGGGTTTCCACCAGCCATCTATGGATTATTTAAATGAACCAGGTGGCCGACAGAGAGCCATGAGTGTGGCCAGTATCCTCACCAACACCATGGAAG AACTTGAAGAGTCGAGACAAAAATGCCCTCCTTGCTGGTATAGATTTGCCAACACCTGCCTGATCTGGGATTGTTGTCCTGCATGGCTGAAAATCAAAGAGATTGTCAGCATGGTGGTCATGGATCCATTTGTGGATCTAGCAATCACAATTTGCATAGTCCTcaacacacttttcatggccATGGAGCATTACCCCATGACGAAAGAATTTGATAATGTCCTCTCTGTGGGAAACCTG GTGTTTACGGGCATCTTCACAGCAGAGATGTGCTTTAAGATTATCGCTCTGGATCCCTACTATTACTTCCAGGAGGGCTGGAACATCTTTGATGGCATTATTGTTAGTCTCAGCCTGATGGAGCTTGGCTTGGCTAACGTTGAAGGGCTGTCTGTACTCAGGTCCTTCAGATTG CTGAGAGTCTTCAAACTAGCCAAGTCTTGGCCCACTTTGAACATGCTCATCAAGATCATCGGTAACTCTGTGGGTGCTCTGGGAAATTTGACTCTGGTGCTGGCCATCATCGTGTTCATCTTCGCTGTGGTGGGCATGCAGCTGTTTGGCAAAAACTACaaggagtgtgtgtgtaagaTTTCAGAGGACTGCACGTTGCCCCGCTGGCACATGCACGATTTCTTCCACTCCTTCCTTATCGTGTTCCGGGTGCTGTGCGGAGAGTGGATAGAGACCATGTGGGACTGCATGGAGGTGGCAGGACAGACTATGTGTCTTATCGTCTTCATGATGGTCATGGTCATTGGAAACCTGGTG GTTCTAAATCTCTTCCTGGCTCTCCTACTGAGTTCATTCAGTGCCGACAACCTGGCGGCAACCGATGAGGACAGCGAGATGAACAACCTGCAAATTGCTGTGGGCAGGATCCAGCGGGGCATCGCATTTGTCAAAAACTCAATGCGGCAGTTCCTCCAGAGCTTGTGCTTTGGCAGAGGCGGAAAGGGCTCTGGTCTAGCTGAGGAAAGCAAACCCCTGGATGAACTGCACAGCAATGGCAAGGGCAACTGCATTTCCAATCACACAACAGTGGAAATCACCAAAGACCCCAGTGGGGTGTACATGAGGGAGGGCAACGGACGACCAGGAGGGCTGGTGGTTGGGGTCAGTGTAGGAGGGGACAGTACGGGAAAATACCCAGTTGAGGACTGTGACTACATGTCATTTATTCATAACCCCAGTCTGACAGTCACGGTGCCTATTGCTGTGGGCGAGTCAGACTTTGAGAACCTAAACACAGAAGATTTCAGTAGCGACTCATCTGACGTGGAGGGCAGCAAAGAG AAGCTCGACGCAGAGCCCCAGCCACTGAGCTCATCGGAGGGGAGCACAGTCGATATCCGCCCCCCCGGAGATGGGGTTGATTCAGTGGAGCTGGAACCAGAGGAGTCACTGGACCCAGAAGCCTGCTTTACAGAGG GCTGTGTGCGCAGGTTCCAGTGCTGCCAGATCAGTGAGGAGGGAGACAAGTTTAAGAGCTGGTGGACACTCAGGAAGACCTGCTTTATCATAGTAGAGCACAACTGGTTTGAATCCTTCATCATATTCATGATTCTGCTGAGCAGTGGAGCACTG GCGTTTGAGGACATTTACATCGAGCAGCGGCGGACCATCAAAACCGTGCTAGAGTACGCAGACAAGGTCTTCACTTACGTCTTCATCCTTGAAATGCTGTTAAAGTGGGTGGCATATGGCTTTGTCAAGTACTTCACCAATGCCTGGTGCTGGCTGGACTTCTTAATTGTAGAC GTGTCCTTGGTCAGCCTGGTAGCAAATGCTCTGGGCTACTCTGAGCTTAGCGCCATCAAATCTCTGAGGACACTGCGAGCTCTACGGCCCCTGAGGGCCCTGTCTCGGTTTGAGGGCATGAGG GTTGTGGTGAATGCATTGCTGGGAGCCATCCCCTCCATCATGAATGTGCTGCTGGTCTGCCTCATATTTTGGCTCATCTTCAGCATCATGGGTGTCAACCTGTTTGCGGGCAAGTACTACCACTGCGTCAATGCCACCACGGATGAGCCCTTCCCTATCGAAGTCGTCAACAACAAGTCTGACTGCCTGAGCTTGAATGACAGTGCCCGCTGGAAGAATGTTAAAATCAACTTTGACAATGTGGGAGCCGGCTATCTGGCTCTGTTGCAAGTG GCAACATTTAAGGGTTGGATGGACATCATGTATGCAGCTGTGGACTCTCGTAAT TTGGAAGAACAGCCTGATTACGAAGTAAACTTGTACATGTACCTCTATTTCgtcatcttcatcatctttGGCTCCTTCTTCACACTCAACCTTTTCATTGGTGTCATCATCGACAACTTCAATcagcagaagaaaaag TTGGGAGGTCAGGACATCTTCATGACTGAAGAACAGAAGAAATACTACAACGCCATGAAGAAGCTGGGGTCCAAGAAGCCGCAGAAACCTATACCTCGACCAACA aatGCATTTCAAGGCTGCGTCTTCGACTTCATCACAAAGCAGGCCTTTGACATCGTGATCATGATCCTCATCTGCCTTAACATGGTGACCATGATGGTAGAGACGGATGACCAGACGAAAGAGATGGACCGAATCCTGTACTGGATTAATCTGGTCTTCATTGTGCTCTTCACTGGGGAGTGTGTGCTCAAGATGATTTCACTGCGTCACTATTACTTCACCATTGGCTGGAATATTTTTGACTTTGTGGTGGTGATCCTTTCGATTGTAG gcatgtttttatctgaagtTATCGAGAAGTACTTTGTGTCCCCAACACTGTTCCGAGTGATCCGATTGGCCAGGATAGGCCGAATCCTCCGCCTTATCAAAGGTGCCAAGGGCATCCGGACGCTTCTCTTTGCCTTGATGATGTCACTCCCTGCCCTGTTCAACATTggcctcctcctctttcttgttATGTTTATCTATGCCATTTTTGGCATGTCCAACTTTGCTTATGTCAAGCGGGAGGCAGGAATCGATGACATGTTCAATTTCGAGACCTTTGGGAACAGTATGATCTGTTTGTTTCAGATTACCACCTCAGCTGGGTGGGATGGCCTGCTGGCACCCATACTTAACAAGAGGGAGCCTGACTGTGAGAGCCAGCTGGAGCACCCAGGCAACTCCTACAAAGGCAATTGCGGCAATCCATCAGTAGGCATCTTCTTCTTTGTCAGCTACATCATCATCTGCTTTCTCATTGTGGTCAACATGTACATTGCTGTCATCCTGGAAAACTTTAGTGTGGCCACCGAGGAGAGCGCCGAGCCATTGAGCGAGGATGACTTTGAGATGTTCTATGAAGTGTGGGAGCGCTTTGATCCTGATGCTACGCAGTTTGTGGAGTACAGCAAACTCTCTGACTTTGCAGATGCTCTGGATCCACCTCTACGCATACCCAAGCCTAACATGATTCAGCTCATCTCCATGGACCTGCCCATGGTGAGCGGTGAGCGCATCCACTGCCTCGACATTCTGTTTGCCTTCACTAAAAGAGTTTTGGGTGAAGGCGGTGAAATGGACATGTTGCGCGGACAGATGGAGGACCGCTTTATGGCCTCCAACCCCTCTAAGGTGTCTTACGAGCCCATCACCACCACCTTGCGCCGCAAACAGGAGGAAATGTCTGCTATAATCATCCAGAGAGCCTTCCGGCGCTACATGATCCGCCTGGCCATGAAGAAGGCCTCAGCCCTCTACAAGGAGCAGTTGAAGGAGGGCATCCACGACCCTGACAAGGATGTGATGGTCATCAGCAAGTTCAATGAGAACTCCACGTCAGAGAAAATGGACATGACCCCCTCCACAGCCTCCCCGCCATCATATAACAGTGTGACAAAGTCAGATAAGGACAAATACgaaaaagaaaatagggaaagagaaaataaagcaaaagaCTTGAAAGACCGAAAGAAATAG